The genomic DNA CCAATCCGTCATAAGATGTGGTATTTCTTCCACCAAATCTAGAGATAGGGACTCTTTCCAAGCCATTGAACGCGCTTGACTCCAGGGATAGGCGCGTAGTAAGGTGTCCTGGCCAATCTCAACTAAGGTCATATTTACATAATCAAAAAGAAGCTTTTGGTTCGACCTTCGCTCCCTCGACTTGGCAGCCTCCTCTTTCCGGTCCAATAACTTGTCGCACAATGCAGGGTCCAGAGGGCAATCAGGCAAGTGCCAGCCAGTGAAAACCGTACCCAACTGCAGATCGCCTAACCCAGAAGATGATACAATCCTTTGTACAAAGGCAACACATTCTAGTTCATCATTGTCCCCACTAGAGAGATGGGTCAACTTTGTCATACCAAGTAAAGGTGAAGGAGAGCTCATATCCTCCCATGATAATGAGCGTGTGACAGATTCAATTGCATCAGATCGTAAGCCAATTCCTAAAGATAAGATAGAAGAGGCATTTAGTATACAAACAAGGAACCAATAGCAAACTCACAAGTCAAAGAGGAAGTAAGACTTACTCTCATTGCCACAAGTAATGCTTCTCAATGATTCAGATTCATTAATGTTGCTATCTTCAAATGATGCATCAAGAACTGAAGTAGGACTCGGCTCATCACGGGTACCATTCAGACCTCCACCTGATCTCAATCCATCAAAATGTCCACTTGGACAGACGGAACAAATAGGTGCTTCAATGGAAACAATATCCTGCAGTATGTCTCATCATCAGTTTGTTGAGGATAATGAAAGTGGAGAACAAAAAGTAAACTCATCAAGAAAAGAAATTAAGAGGCCCTAAACTGGTAGTCACAGAAAATTATTTGAGATAAGTGCAGTAAGGACATAGGGTAATAATTTGAGATAAGTGCATACTTTCGAAGAACAGATTGTTTGAGTAGTCGAACTATCATCTTTGTCCTCGCGAAATGACATATTTTCATCAGCGCCAATATTTTGAGCAGCCTCTGGTTTCATGCTGCCAAAACAAGTGACTTCAACCTTCTCATCAGAGCTAGCAGATAGGGTGATTTTCTCTTTTAACTGCCTTTTACTTTTTGGGAAGAAAAAACTCGAAACTCTCCCTTTGAATGATGACTTTACTTTATCTGACCTTGTAACCACGTTTAGTGTTTTACAGCCTTCAGAATTGGATGATGGGGCATTTGGTGCTATGTTATCAAACTTTGACGATGACACTGGAACAGATTTTGATCTTGCTAAATTCTTGGGGGAGCTCTGCCCATCTCCTTCATTCTCTATAAAAGTAGATATACACGTAGCTTGCAGGGTCAGCTCATTTTCTGCATCACATGGCTGACTACTTGAAACAGAACCCACCCCACCAACTTCTTTCTTTGCTCCTCGAAGGGAGAGCATCTCGCCCAAAGTGGTTGAGCTTCTTGGTAATCGCATTTGTTCTTGGTTGATCTCATTATATGCTACCGATGCCCATCTTTCCGAAAGCCGTTTTTTGGCTTCCCTGATAACAGATGACTCAGGTGATCGTGATGCTCTGCTGAAAGATGAGCCTGAATAAGGACTGTTGTATCTTTTGATATGATCCCATGAATGCCGCGACCGCGATACTGGACTGACTATCTCGGAGTCACTTAGGTTACCATCTTCATCGATGTAGTCAACTTCTGATCTGCTGAAAGAGCTTTCATCTCCACCATACCCATTTGAGTATACAGAAGATAATAATGACTCA from Setaria italica strain Yugu1 chromosome VII, Setaria_italica_v2.0, whole genome shotgun sequence includes the following:
- the LOC101760628 gene encoding uncharacterized protein LOC101760628, producing MLRGNVYDQKKAMINLFDRGLGMSNSNMLTDRPRRDGSPACRSRQDVKRTIDPAKVYAEDKLGASNWSSTSNKSNASPLNVVLAKEMSKELESKKKPPSVVARLMGLEDDLPGQGATLQSAKRNLKKSHLNSNSAERNSLHQHQEQYSSTMTTRDIHIGHKETVQFKDVYEVSEEPIRTYHLQDQTFPSGASSRSKRDIRMEIVRQKFMEAKRLATNEKLLHSKEFQDALEVLSSNRDLFLKFLEEPNSTFSKQLAGLHKSPSPPHTKRITVLKPNKSVDNEGRREIRTHRINEEHEHVMPRTHRRSHSAEVTFSQPTRIVVLKPSPGKPSRTMARLTPRAAPGQLTEQIDFYGGLEDDNYLPDGLHRRDESLLSSVYSNGYGGDESSFSRSEVDYIDEDGNLSDSEIVSPVSRSRHSWDHIKRYNSPYSGSSFSRASRSPESSVIREAKKRLSERWASVAYNEINQEQMRLPRSSTTLGEMLSLRGAKKEVGGVGSVSSSQPCDAENELTLQATCISTFIENEGDGQSSPKNLARSKSVPVSSSKFDNIAPNAPSSNSEGCKTLNVVTRSDKVKSSFKGRVSSFFFPKSKRQLKEKITLSASSDEKVEVTCFGSMKPEAAQNIGADENMSFREDKDDSSTTQTICSSKDIVSIEAPICSVCPSGHFDGLRSGGGLNGTRDEPSPTSVLDASFEDSNINESESLRSITCGNERIGLRSDAIESVTRSLSWEDMSSPSPLLGMTKLTHLSSGDNDELECVAFVQRIVSSSGLGDLQLGTVFTGWHLPDCPLDPALCDKLLDRKEEAAKSRERRSNQKLLFDYVNMTLVEIGQDTLLRAYPWSQARSMAWKESLSLDLVEEIPHLMTDWLYGSGKFAVNENDDAGTILERIMQQEVEGRGWVKSMRWELDGITELIAGEVLEELVEETVDDLAICSPHQEMPMATLQL